One Paroedura picta isolate Pp20150507F chromosome 3, Ppicta_v3.0, whole genome shotgun sequence genomic window carries:
- the RAB40B gene encoding ras-related protein Rab-40B, which translates to MNHVGSPVKAYDFLLKFLLVGDSDVGKGEILASLENGATESPYGYNMGIDYKTTTILLDGRRIKLQLWDTSGQGRFCTIFRSYSRGAQGVILVYDITNRWSFDGIDRWIKEIDEHAPGVPKILVGNRLHLAFKRQVSTEQAQAYAERLGMTFFEVSPLCNFNITESFTELARIVLMRHGMDRLWRPNKVLSLQDLCCRAIVSCTPVHLVDKLPLPVALRSHLKSFSMANGLNARMMHGRSYSLTTSNNKRNSLKKAKIIRPPQSPLKHCTRNNCKIS; encoded by the exons ATGAACCACGTGGGCAGCCCTGTGAAAGCTTATGACTTCTTGCTGAAATTCTTGCTGGTGGGGGACAGCGACGTAGGCAAGGGGGAGATCCTAGCAAGTCTGGAGAATGGAGCCACAGAATCGCCCTATGGCTACAATATGG GTATAGATTACAAGACGACAACCATACTCCTGGATGGCCGCAGAATAAAGCTGCAGCTCTG GGATACATCTGGGCAAGGCAGATTCTGCACCATATTTCGTTCTTATTCAAGAGGGGCCCAG GGTGTTATACTGGTATATGACATAACTAATCGATGGTCATTTGATGGTATAGATCGATGGATAAAGGAGATAGATGAG CATGCTCCTGGTGTACCTAAAATCCTAGTTGGCAATCGCCTTCACCTAGCCTTCAAACGGCAGGTATCTACTGAGCAAGCACAAGCCTATGCGGAAAGACTAGGCATGACTTTCTTTGAAGTAAGCCCACTCTGTAACTTCAACATCACTGAGTCCTTTACAGAACTTGCAAGGATAGTGTTAATGAGACATGGAATGGACCGGCTGTGGAGGCCAAACAAAG TTCTGAGTCTGCAAGATCTTTGTTGCCGTGCCATAGTTTCATGCACCCCTGTGCACCTTGTTGACAAACTTCCACTTCCTGTTGCCTTAAGAAGCCATCTCAAATCATTCTCTATGGCCAACGGTCTGAATGCTAGGATGATGCATGGTCGCTCCTACTCCCTAACAACCAGCAACAACAAAAGGAACAGCCTGAAAAAAGCCAAAATCATCCGTCCACCCCAGAGCCCTCTGAAACACTGCACCAGAAACAACTGTAAAATCTCCTAA